A genomic stretch from Bordetella sp. N includes:
- a CDS encoding SURF1 family protein gives MVRPHSTARTLAALLLLAIAVFVLASLGRWQLHRAAERLAILQTIESGRAQAPLVLTPATPPAQLQPWRPAQASGRYRDDLTVVLDNRNRDGLPGYWIATPLLLDDSNPPSAVLVLRGWMPRAAPGQPAAVAPPAPVASQSVTGELVERVPRLFEIWHFGNDPEDGLPKRLPVDGGKPPTVQNLDLTAYAGATGLRLLPAVLEQRGEVGDTLKRDWPQPSVDFNQNRGYALQWFGFATIAGIAFLVVAWRALRRRREP, from the coding sequence ATGGTACGTCCTCACAGCACCGCACGCACCTTGGCCGCTCTGCTGTTGTTGGCCATCGCGGTGTTCGTGCTGGCCTCCCTGGGACGCTGGCAACTGCATCGGGCCGCCGAACGCCTGGCCATATTGCAGACCATAGAAAGCGGGCGGGCGCAGGCCCCGCTGGTGCTGACGCCCGCGACACCTCCCGCGCAGTTGCAGCCGTGGCGGCCGGCGCAGGCCAGCGGCCGCTATCGGGATGACCTGACGGTGGTGCTCGATAATCGCAACCGTGACGGCCTGCCGGGCTATTGGATCGCCACGCCCCTGCTGCTGGACGACAGCAATCCTCCAAGCGCCGTGCTGGTGCTGCGGGGATGGATGCCGCGGGCGGCGCCGGGCCAGCCCGCCGCCGTGGCGCCGCCCGCGCCCGTGGCCAGCCAGTCGGTGACCGGCGAGCTGGTGGAGCGCGTGCCGCGCCTGTTCGAAATCTGGCATTTCGGGAACGATCCTGAAGATGGCTTGCCCAAGCGTTTGCCGGTGGACGGGGGCAAGCCGCCCACGGTGCAGAATCTGGATCTGACGGCGTATGCCGGCGCCACGGGGCTGCGGCTGTTGCCCGCCGTGCTGGAGCAGCGCGGTGAGGTTGGCGACACGCTCAAGCGGGATTGGCCGCAGCCGTCGGTGGATTTCAACCAGAACCGCGGGTATGCGCTGCAGTGGTTCGGGTTCGCGACCATCGCGGGCATTGCTTTCCTGGTTGTGGCCTGGCGCGCGCTGCGCCGCCGGCGTGAACCTTAA
- a CDS encoding cation:proton antiporter, with translation MDVGILVFGLSTLLTLVCFMPPLAGRLKLPYSVLLAIVGCLLGLGMHMHGWAPPVLSDMLDSIEKFEISSETFLTVFLPVLLFETALSMNVRRLLDDIGPILMMAIVAVLVCTVVVGYTLHWLSPYGLVACLLLGAIVATTDPAAVVSIFRDLGAPKRLTTLVEGESLFNDAASIALYSVLVGIMTGQSKLSVGNVFTDFVVHFVGGGLAGYFMGRLACVLFAWLRGFPAAEITLTLTLAYLTFYVSEHYLGVSGVVGTVIAGLVVGSTGRTRMAPTTFEYLTSAWAQFGFWANSLIFLFAAMLIPRIMEEATGADLWLILVLFVATLVARGIVVFGMLPLLKLTRLRTRVSRAYKTVMLWGGLRGAVSLALALAVTEREDVPEAARQFVAVATTGFVLLTLFVNGISLRPLMRLLRLNELSQMERTIRNQAVMVALEDLQGKTEEVASADHIGPEVRERIRTVFDNSLQAIRDGEVSSMSLDARVSVGLAILARREEEMFFDVLKAQIVDWRLAESLLARSERLEDAVRAGGLGGFENGIAADVRYSKAFRVALRMHYLFGFQRWLASELGQRFAALMCKRTVAQRLIAFAGQQIKPLLGEETAEVLVRAHQRRLDAIENALQALNLQYPSYALWLQESYLGRVARQLERMRYREMLGQSLISGEVYADLVQKLEHRWAHIDRHPPLDIEMSATELVKRVPLFEQLSADSLRAICKLLKPRLTLPDQLVLGHGRNVDEMCFVASGAVTVHLPDHTTVELGSGEFFGELALLGEQVMMPEVTSLGYSKLLMMSARDFRALLARDPGLREGIETVARQRMRAIEVWRQFSSANAPTPPATPTQPTQP, from the coding sequence ATGGATGTGGGAATACTTGTTTTCGGCTTGTCGACACTGCTGACGCTGGTGTGCTTCATGCCGCCGCTGGCGGGGCGGCTGAAACTGCCCTATTCGGTGCTGCTGGCCATCGTCGGCTGCCTGCTGGGCCTGGGCATGCACATGCATGGCTGGGCGCCGCCGGTGCTGTCCGACATGCTGGACTCGATCGAAAAGTTCGAGATCTCGTCGGAAACTTTCCTTACCGTTTTCCTGCCCGTCCTGCTGTTCGAAACCGCGCTGTCGATGAACGTCCGGCGTCTGTTGGACGATATCGGGCCCATCCTGATGATGGCCATCGTCGCGGTGCTGGTCTGCACGGTGGTGGTCGGCTACACGCTGCATTGGTTGTCGCCGTACGGTCTGGTCGCCTGCCTGCTGCTGGGCGCCATCGTCGCCACCACCGATCCGGCCGCGGTGGTCAGCATCTTCCGCGACCTGGGCGCGCCGAAGCGCCTGACCACCCTGGTGGAAGGGGAAAGCCTGTTCAACGACGCCGCGTCCATCGCCTTGTACTCGGTGCTGGTGGGCATCATGACGGGGCAGAGCAAGCTGTCGGTCGGCAACGTGTTCACCGACTTCGTCGTCCACTTCGTGGGCGGCGGACTGGCGGGGTATTTCATGGGGCGCCTGGCCTGCGTGCTGTTCGCCTGGCTGCGCGGCTTCCCGGCGGCGGAAATCACGCTGACCCTGACCCTGGCCTATCTCACCTTCTACGTGTCCGAACACTATCTGGGCGTGTCCGGCGTGGTCGGCACCGTGATCGCCGGCCTGGTGGTCGGGTCGACGGGCCGCACCCGCATGGCGCCGACCACCTTCGAATACCTGACCAGCGCGTGGGCGCAATTCGGCTTCTGGGCCAATTCCCTGATCTTCCTGTTCGCCGCCATGCTGATTCCGCGCATCATGGAAGAAGCCACCGGCGCGGACTTGTGGCTGATCCTGGTGTTGTTCGTCGCCACGCTGGTGGCTCGCGGGATCGTGGTGTTCGGCATGCTGCCTCTGCTCAAGCTGACGCGGCTGCGCACCAGGGTCAGCCGGGCCTACAAGACCGTGATGCTGTGGGGCGGCTTGCGCGGCGCGGTGTCGCTGGCCCTGGCGCTGGCGGTGACCGAGCGGGAGGACGTGCCGGAAGCGGCGCGCCAGTTCGTCGCGGTGGCGACCACCGGCTTCGTGCTGCTGACGCTGTTCGTCAACGGCATCAGCCTGCGGCCCTTGATGCGCCTGCTGCGGCTGAATGAGCTGTCCCAGATGGAACGCACCATCCGCAACCAGGCGGTGATGGTGGCGCTGGAGGACCTGCAGGGCAAGACCGAGGAAGTGGCCAGCGCGGATCACATCGGGCCGGAAGTGCGCGAGCGCATCCGCACGGTGTTCGACAACAGCCTTCAGGCGATCCGCGACGGCGAGGTCAGCAGCATGTCGCTGGACGCCCGGGTGTCGGTGGGCCTGGCCATCCTGGCGCGCCGCGAAGAGGAAATGTTCTTCGACGTGTTGAAGGCGCAGATCGTCGACTGGCGTCTGGCCGAATCCCTGCTGGCGCGCTCTGAACGCCTGGAAGACGCCGTCCGCGCGGGCGGCCTGGGCGGGTTCGAGAACGGCATCGCGGCGGATGTGCGTTATTCAAAAGCCTTCCGCGTGGCGCTGCGCATGCACTATCTGTTCGGCTTCCAGCGCTGGCTGGCGTCCGAACTGGGCCAGCGGTTTGCCGCCTTGATGTGCAAGCGCACCGTGGCGCAAAGGTTGATCGCGTTCGCCGGCCAGCAGATCAAGCCGCTGTTGGGCGAGGAAACCGCCGAAGTGCTGGTGCGGGCGCACCAGCGCCGCCTGGACGCTATCGAAAACGCGCTGCAGGCGCTCAATCTGCAATATCCGTCTTACGCCTTGTGGTTGCAGGAGAGCTATCTGGGCCGCGTGGCGCGGCAGCTGGAGCGCATGCGTTATCGCGAGATGCTGGGCCAGTCGCTGATCAGTGGCGAAGTCTATGCCGATCTGGTGCAGAAGCTGGAACACCGCTGGGCCCACATCGACCGTCATCCGCCGCTGGATATCGAGATGAGCGCCACCGAACTGGTCAAGCGGGTGCCCCTGTTCGAGCAGCTCAGCGCGGATTCCCTGCGCGCCATCTGCAAGCTTCTGAAGCCGCGTTTGACCTTGCCGGACCAGCTGGTGCTGGGACATGGACGCAATGTCGACGAAATGTGCTTCGTCGCGTCGGGCGCGGTGACGGTGCATCTGCCTGACCACACGACGGTGGAACTGGGCAGCGGCGAGTTCTTCGGCGAGCTGGCCCTGCTGGGCGAGCAGGTCATGATGCCGGAGGTCACCTCCCTGGGCTACAGCAAACTGCTGATGATGTCGGCGCGCGACTTCCGCGCCCTGCTGGCGCGCGATCCCGGCCTGCGTGAAGGGATAGAGACCGTGGCGCGTCAGCGCATGCGGGCGATCGAGGTGTGGCGGCAGTTCTCGTCCGCCAACGCGCCTACTCCGCCTGCCACGCCCACCCAGCCGACTCAGCCCTAG
- a CDS encoding phosphodiesterase translates to MLVIHLSDAHLCANPGLMLGVDTEASLRAVVDQIHREHCDADLVLATGDLSQDGSDASYRRFARMVGELGLPVRCLPGNHDAPAVLARALGNWAKPVTDVGAWRVITLNSTVAGSNGGHLDRQQLELLDTAAASAGPRPVLVALHHNAVPMTPDWHDTMMLDNATELFRHLGRWRNIRLLLWGHVHQEFDRRRGNMRLLATPSTCFQFTIRDGRHRLDTSAPGYRWLKLYPDGSVATGVRRLDARAWEAMLQGWAQFEADQAA, encoded by the coding sequence ATCCTTGTCATTCATCTGAGCGATGCGCATCTGTGCGCGAATCCGGGCCTGATGCTGGGCGTCGATACCGAAGCCAGCCTGCGCGCCGTGGTCGACCAGATCCACCGGGAGCATTGCGACGCGGATCTCGTGCTGGCGACGGGGGATCTTTCCCAGGACGGCAGCGACGCGTCTTACCGCCGCTTCGCCCGCATGGTCGGTGAACTGGGCCTGCCCGTGCGTTGCCTGCCCGGCAACCATGATGCCCCCGCCGTGCTGGCGCGCGCCTTGGGCAACTGGGCCAAGCCGGTCACCGATGTCGGCGCATGGCGGGTCATCACCTTGAACTCCACGGTGGCGGGCTCCAACGGCGGGCATCTGGACCGGCAGCAACTTGAGTTGCTGGATACGGCGGCCGCCAGCGCGGGACCGCGGCCGGTGCTGGTGGCCCTGCATCACAACGCCGTTCCCATGACGCCGGACTGGCACGACACCATGATGCTGGACAACGCCACCGAGCTGTTCCGCCACCTTGGGCGCTGGCGCAATATCCGCTTGCTGCTATGGGGCCATGTGCATCAGGAATTCGATCGTCGGCGCGGCAATATGCGGCTGCTGGCGACGCCGTCGACGTGCTTTCAATTCACCATCCGTGACGGCCGCCATCGCCTGGACACCAGCGCGCCCGGCTACCGTTGGCTGAAGCTGTATCCCGATGGCTCGGTCGCCACCGGCGTACGGCGGCTGGATGCCAGGGCGTGGGAAGCGATGTTGCAGGGATGGGCGCAGTTCGAGGCGGACCAGGCGGCTTAG
- the coxB gene encoding cytochrome c oxidase subunit II — protein sequence MKKWWRGLPGACGMLVGGGARAQVVDMPGGPKVNQLNLHEGVTQIAHNVMWLHWMMLTICVVIFLGVFGVMFYSIWAHRKSKGAVPATFHEHVGVEVAWTVIPFLIVIAMALPATKAVVAMKDTSSPDVTIKVTGYQWKWGYEYLDGAANGVKFYSNLSTPRAQIENREPKGEFYLMEVDNPMVVPVDQKVRVITTAVDVIHSWMIPDFGVKQDAIPGFLRDTWFRAEKVGTYRGQCAELCGKDHAFMPIVVTVLSKDDYAKWVDDQKKKMAAQADDPNKDWTEPELIARGEKVFGANCVVCHQANGKGVPGSFPALDGDHIVLGPKAEQIKTVLLGHPGTAMPAFGGQLNDVEIASVITYTRHAWDNKGKGQDPTIKPADVKGAR from the coding sequence ATGAAGAAGTGGTGGAGAGGGTTACCCGGCGCCTGTGGCATGCTGGTTGGCGGCGGGGCCCGGGCGCAGGTCGTCGATATGCCCGGAGGACCGAAGGTCAATCAGCTGAATCTGCACGAAGGCGTCACGCAGATTGCACATAATGTGATGTGGCTGCACTGGATGATGCTCACCATTTGCGTGGTGATCTTCCTTGGCGTCTTTGGCGTCATGTTTTATTCCATTTGGGCGCACCGCAAATCTAAGGGCGCCGTACCCGCCACCTTCCACGAACACGTCGGTGTCGAAGTCGCGTGGACGGTCATTCCCTTCCTTATCGTCATCGCCATGGCGCTGCCGGCCACCAAGGCCGTGGTCGCCATGAAAGATACGTCCAGTCCGGATGTCACCATCAAGGTCACCGGCTACCAGTGGAAGTGGGGTTACGAGTATCTCGACGGCGCCGCCAACGGGGTCAAGTTCTACTCCAACCTGTCCACGCCGCGGGCGCAGATCGAAAACCGCGAGCCCAAGGGCGAGTTCTACCTGATGGAAGTCGACAACCCCATGGTGGTGCCGGTCGACCAGAAGGTGCGCGTGATCACCACGGCGGTGGACGTCATCCACTCCTGGATGATTCCGGATTTCGGCGTCAAGCAGGACGCCATTCCCGGCTTCCTGCGCGACACCTGGTTCCGCGCGGAAAAGGTCGGCACCTATCGGGGCCAGTGCGCCGAGCTCTGTGGCAAGGACCACGCCTTCATGCCCATCGTGGTGACGGTGCTGTCCAAGGACGACTACGCCAAGTGGGTCGACGACCAAAAGAAGAAGATGGCGGCGCAGGCTGACGATCCCAACAAGGATTGGACCGAGCCCGAGCTGATCGCCCGGGGCGAGAAGGTGTTCGGCGCGAATTGCGTGGTCTGTCACCAGGCCAACGGCAAGGGCGTGCCCGGTTCCTTCCCGGCCCTGGACGGCGATCACATCGTGCTGGGTCCCAAGGCTGAACAGATCAAGACGGTGCTGCTGGGCCACCCCGGGACGGCCATGCCGGCCTTCGGCGGACAGCTGAACGACGTCGAGATCGCGTCGGTGATCACGTATACGCGCCATGCCTGGGACAACAAGGGCAAGGGCCAGGATCCGACCATCAAGCCGGCCGACGTCAAAGGGGCGCGCTAA
- a CDS encoding cytochrome c oxidase subunit 3: MSAGHSVEAKEAPYYYVPADSGHPVRSALALLVTALGAAAWINGVDIGKWMVLVGLLSLVTVLYFWFGDAISESEGGLNSKRVDVSYRWGMSWFIFSEVMFFAGFFGALWYVRTITTPWLGDLDHKLLLWPDFTAQWPNFGPAGVVEHFQTVGPFWLPTINTALLLSSGVTLTIAHHALRENHRGKTIFWLACTILLGFIFVACQAMEYHHAYTELNLRFNSGAYGSLFFMLTGFHGFHVIMGATMLTVILVRLLRGHFTADHHFGFEGAAWYWHFVDVVWLGLYLFVYWL; this comes from the coding sequence ATGAGTGCAGGTCACTCGGTTGAAGCGAAAGAGGCACCTTATTACTACGTGCCGGCGGACTCCGGCCATCCGGTGCGCAGCGCGCTGGCCTTGCTGGTCACCGCCCTGGGCGCGGCGGCGTGGATCAATGGTGTCGACATCGGCAAGTGGATGGTGCTGGTCGGTTTGCTCAGTCTGGTCACGGTGCTGTACTTCTGGTTCGGCGACGCCATCAGCGAGTCGGAAGGCGGCCTGAACAGCAAGCGGGTGGACGTGTCCTACCGCTGGGGCATGAGTTGGTTCATCTTCTCGGAAGTGATGTTCTTCGCCGGCTTCTTCGGCGCGCTGTGGTACGTGCGCACCATCACCACGCCGTGGTTGGGCGACCTCGATCACAAGCTGCTGCTGTGGCCGGACTTCACCGCCCAATGGCCCAATTTCGGGCCGGCCGGCGTGGTCGAGCACTTCCAGACCGTGGGGCCGTTCTGGTTGCCCACCATCAACACCGCGCTGTTGCTGAGTTCCGGCGTGACCCTGACCATCGCCCACCATGCGCTGCGCGAGAATCACCGCGGCAAGACCATCTTCTGGCTGGCCTGCACCATCCTGCTGGGCTTCATCTTCGTGGCCTGCCAGGCCATGGAATACCACCACGCCTATACCGAGTTGAACCTGCGCTTCAATTCCGGCGCGTATGGGTCGCTGTTCTTCATGCTGACCGGCTTCCACGGCTTCCATGTGATCATGGGCGCCACCATGCTCACCGTCATCCTGGTGCGTTTGCTGCGCGGCCATTTCACCGCCGATCACCACTTCGGCTTCGAAGGCGCCGCCTGGTATTGGCACTTTGTCGACGTGGTGTGGCTGGGGCTGTATTTGTTCGTGTACTGGCTGTAG
- a CDS encoding NUDIX hydrolase family protein — MAAHARELYALLQERAVEPAQELSRPVFVAGVPCGLATLAACDALRHLAGVKVEKDALWLGVNPEADAGSEPGREPAVNPLLAQVAQTLRDANCLRGWRDELLDVLDQTGRPVGAIERAAVRPLGLLTRAVHLNAWTPDGRLWIARRALSKSTDPGMWDTLVGGLAGSGEDLDLALVRECGEEAGLDAPDIQAREPMRTVLRMHRRLPEGYQVEDLLVSRCVLPAHVRPANRDGEVMEIATVEPARALEMVAAGEFTLEAALVIADELAGR; from the coding sequence CTGGCCGCGCACGCACGCGAGCTTTATGCCTTGCTGCAAGAGCGCGCCGTGGAGCCGGCACAGGAGCTGTCCCGCCCCGTCTTCGTGGCCGGCGTCCCCTGTGGCCTGGCCACCCTGGCCGCCTGTGATGCACTGCGGCATCTGGCCGGGGTAAAGGTGGAGAAGGACGCCCTTTGGCTGGGTGTAAACCCGGAGGCGGATGCGGGCAGCGAGCCGGGCCGGGAGCCCGCCGTCAACCCGTTACTGGCCCAGGTCGCCCAGACGCTGCGCGACGCCAACTGCCTGCGGGGCTGGCGCGATGAATTGCTGGATGTGCTGGACCAGACCGGCCGCCCGGTCGGCGCCATCGAGCGCGCCGCGGTGCGTCCCCTGGGCCTGCTGACGCGCGCCGTGCATTTGAATGCCTGGACCCCCGACGGCCGCCTGTGGATCGCGCGCCGGGCCTTGAGCAAATCCACCGATCCCGGCATGTGGGATACCTTGGTGGGCGGCCTGGCCGGCAGCGGCGAGGACCTGGACCTGGCGCTGGTGCGCGAATGCGGCGAAGAAGCGGGGCTGGACGCGCCCGACATCCAGGCGCGCGAGCCCATGCGCACAGTGTTGCGCATGCACCGCCGCCTGCCGGAGGGCTATCAGGTGGAAGACCTGCTGGTCAGCCGTTGCGTGCTGCCGGCGCATGTGCGGCCGGCCAATCGCGACGGCGAGGTCATGGAGATCGCCACCGTCGAACCCGCCCGCGCCCTGGAGATGGTGGCGGCAGGCGAATTCACCCTGGAAGCCGCCCTGGTGATCGCCGACGAGCTGGCCGGCCGGTGA
- a CDS encoding DUF2970 domain-containing protein, with the protein MTAMDHDHDQVESGATQRKLSFLQTLKAVAWGLLGIRKGSGYRDDMARLNPVHLVVAAVLAGALFVILLISIVRWAVASLS; encoded by the coding sequence ATGACCGCCATGGACCATGACCATGACCAAGTCGAGAGCGGCGCCACGCAGCGCAAGCTGTCTTTCCTGCAGACCCTGAAGGCCGTGGCCTGGGGGTTGCTGGGAATCCGCAAGGGTTCCGGTTATCGCGATGACATGGCCAGGCTCAATCCGGTCCACCTGGTGGTTGCCGCCGTGCTGGCGGGCGCTTTGTTTGTGATCTTGCTGATTTCCATCGTGCGCTGGGCGGTTGCCAGCCTCAGCTGA
- the rpoH gene encoding RNA polymerase sigma factor RpoH yields MKQANSSLTVSGNALSLAIGNPGALGTIDAYISTVNRLPVLTAEQETSLGRRLRDNEDLGAARELVLSHLRLVVSVARQYLGYGLPHADLIQEGNVGLMKAVKRFDPERGVRLVSFAVHWIKAEIHEYIVKNWRLVKVATTKAQRKLFFNLRSMRPDGKTLDTHQVDEIASKLNVRREDVSEMEVRMSGRELSLENQDEDDDSYAPIAYLSDEGRQEPTRVLERKAREDLQGEGLKGAMDKLDERSRRIIQARWLQDDGGSTLHELAAEFGVSAERIRQIEAAALKKMRGSLAA; encoded by the coding sequence ATGAAACAAGCAAATTCTTCGTTGACCGTCTCTGGTAACGCGCTCTCCCTGGCCATCGGCAACCCCGGTGCGCTGGGTACGATCGACGCGTATATCTCCACCGTCAACCGTCTGCCGGTGCTGACCGCTGAGCAGGAAACTTCGCTCGGCCGTCGTCTGCGCGACAACGAAGATCTGGGCGCCGCCCGCGAGCTGGTGCTGTCGCACCTGCGCCTGGTGGTGTCCGTCGCACGCCAGTATCTGGGCTATGGCCTGCCGCATGCCGACCTGATCCAGGAAGGCAACGTGGGGCTGATGAAGGCCGTCAAGCGTTTCGATCCCGAGCGCGGCGTGCGCCTGGTGTCCTTTGCCGTGCACTGGATCAAGGCCGAGATTCACGAGTACATCGTGAAGAACTGGCGCCTGGTCAAGGTGGCGACCACCAAAGCCCAGCGCAAGCTGTTCTTCAACCTGCGCAGCATGCGTCCGGATGGCAAGACGCTGGACACCCATCAGGTCGACGAGATCGCGAGCAAATTGAACGTGCGCCGCGAAGACGTCAGCGAGATGGAAGTGCGCATGTCCGGTCGCGAACTCTCCCTGGAAAACCAGGACGAGGACGACGACAGCTACGCGCCCATCGCCTATCTGTCCGACGAAGGCCGGCAGGAGCCGACGCGGGTGCTCGAGCGCAAGGCGCGTGAGGATCTGCAGGGCGAAGGCCTGAAGGGCGCGATGGACAAGCTGGACGAACGCTCGCGCCGCATCATTCAGGCGCGCTGGCTGCAGGACGACGGCGGTTCCACGCTGCACGAACTGGCCGCGGAGTTCGGCGTGTCGGCCGAGCGCATCCGCCAGATCGAGGCGGCGGCGCTGAAGAAGATGCGTGGTTCGTTGGCGGCGTAA
- the ctaD gene encoding cytochrome c oxidase subunit I yields MSSVTVDHVSPGHGHDDHHHAMPTGWRRWLFATNHKDIGTMYLIFSFVMLLEGGTLALLLRTELFEPGLQFFRPELFNQFTTMHGLVMVFGAIMPAFVGFANWMIPLQVGASDMAFARMNNFSFWLLPVAALILTASFFAPGGATAAGWTLYAPLSLQMGPGMDMAIFAMHIMGASSIMGAINVIVTILNMRAPGMTLMKMPLFCWTWLITAFLLIAVMPVLAAAITMVLTDRHFGTGFFNAAAGGDPVLYQHVFWFFGHPEVYIMILPAFGIVSAVVPAFARKRLFGYASMVYATAAIAVLSFIVWAHHMFTTGMPVTGQLYFMYATMLISIPTGVKVFNWVATMWRGSMTFETPMLFAIGFIFVFTIGGFTGLILSVAPIDIQVQDTYYVVAHFHYVLVAGSLFGLFSGAYYWVPKWTGYMYSEKLGKWHFWMSLLSFNLTFFPMHFLGLAGMPRRYADYAAQFTTFHQIATIGAFWFGLSQLIFLYAILRCFAGKGERASAKPWEGAEGLEWTVPSPAPFHTFVEPPEVK; encoded by the coding sequence ATGAGCAGCGTCACTGTCGACCACGTCTCGCCGGGCCATGGTCACGATGACCATCACCACGCCATGCCCACGGGCTGGCGGCGCTGGTTGTTCGCCACCAATCACAAAGACATCGGGACGATGTATCTCATCTTCTCGTTCGTCATGCTGCTGGAGGGCGGTACGCTGGCCCTGCTGCTGCGCACCGAATTGTTCGAGCCGGGGCTGCAGTTCTTCCGCCCCGAGCTGTTCAACCAGTTCACCACCATGCACGGCCTGGTGATGGTGTTCGGCGCCATCATGCCGGCCTTCGTCGGATTCGCGAACTGGATGATTCCCCTGCAGGTGGGCGCGTCGGACATGGCCTTCGCGCGGATGAACAACTTCAGCTTCTGGCTGTTGCCGGTGGCCGCGCTGATCCTTACCGCGTCCTTCTTCGCGCCGGGCGGCGCCACCGCCGCCGGCTGGACCCTGTACGCGCCGCTGTCGCTGCAGATGGGACCGGGGATGGACATGGCCATCTTCGCCATGCACATCATGGGCGCGTCGTCCATCATGGGCGCCATCAACGTCATCGTGACCATCCTGAACATGCGCGCGCCCGGCATGACCCTGATGAAGATGCCGCTGTTCTGCTGGACCTGGCTGATCACCGCCTTCCTGCTGATCGCCGTGATGCCGGTGCTGGCCGCCGCCATCACCATGGTGCTGACCGACCGCCATTTCGGTACCGGCTTCTTCAACGCGGCCGCCGGCGGCGATCCCGTGCTGTACCAGCACGTGTTCTGGTTCTTCGGGCACCCCGAGGTCTACATCATGATCCTGCCGGCGTTCGGCATCGTGTCGGCCGTGGTGCCGGCCTTTGCCCGCAAGCGCCTGTTCGGCTATGCGTCGATGGTGTACGCCACCGCCGCCATCGCGGTGCTGTCCTTCATCGTGTGGGCGCACCACATGTTCACCACGGGCATGCCGGTGACCGGCCAGCTCTACTTCATGTACGCCACCATGCTGATCTCCATCCCGACCGGGGTGAAGGTGTTCAACTGGGTGGCCACCATGTGGCGCGGCTCGATGACGTTCGAGACGCCCATGCTGTTCGCCATCGGCTTCATCTTCGTGTTCACCATCGGCGGCTTCACCGGGTTGATCCTGTCGGTGGCGCCCATCGATATCCAGGTGCAGGACACGTATTACGTGGTGGCCCACTTCCATTACGTGCTGGTGGCCGGTTCGCTGTTCGGCCTGTTCTCCGGCGCCTATTACTGGGTGCCCAAGTGGACCGGCTACATGTACAGCGAGAAGCTGGGCAAGTGGCACTTCTGGATGTCGCTGCTGTCGTTCAACCTGACCTTCTTCCCCATGCACTTCCTGGGGTTGGCCGGCATGCCGCGCCGTTATGCCGATTACGCCGCGCAGTTCACCACCTTCCATCAGATCGCCACCATCGGCGCCTTCTGGTTCGGCCTGTCGCAGCTGATCTTCCTGTACGCCATCCTGCGCTGCTTCGCCGGCAAGGGCGAGCGCGCGTCCGCCAAGCCCTGGGAAGGGGCGGAAGGCCTGGAGTGGACGGTGCCGTCGCCGGCGCCCTTCCACACCTTCGTGGAACCGCCGGAGGTCAAGTAA
- a CDS encoding twin transmembrane helix small protein codes for MRVLVVVAFIGILVSLGSALVYLMKDKGKTNRTVNALTVRIGLSVALFLFVLLAHQLGWIQSTGIR; via the coding sequence ATGCGTGTGCTTGTCGTCGTCGCCTTCATCGGCATCCTGGTGAGCCTGGGCTCCGCCCTGGTCTACCTGATGAAAGACAAGGGCAAGACCAACCGCACGGTCAATGCGCTGACCGTGCGCATCGGCCTGTCGGTGGCCTTGTTCCTGTTCGTGCTGCTGGCGCACCAGCTGGGCTGGATCCAGAGCACCGGCATCCGATAA